A region of Myxococcus stipitatus DSM 14675 DNA encodes the following proteins:
- a CDS encoding alanyl-tRNA editing protein → MSTERLYFDDPFLHRFTARVVAHGTWNGAASVVLDRTAFYPEAGGQMADHGVLGGLPVRDVQVDDAGTVHHLLDVGEAGALPAPGLTLDGVVEAERRRVHMSLHTGQHMLSRALLDIAGAATVSSRLGAVCTIDTDQDTLDEQRVAEAEAHVNATIDADLPIRAFFPTPEELAALPLRRAPKVTDHIRVIQVGDFDVSPCGGTHCTRTGQVGLVRVLGVERYKGKGRVLFSAGPRARKELWEEAGTLRALSRAFTCGPLEVPTVVDKLRRELAEAREALGAARAKRAEHTATELAATLDASANKHVVAVLEGAGPEELRAVAARLTSRPDAVVFLAGRTPEGLAVLIARGAASAFGCGAFLKRAAAASGGRGGGRPEHAEGRLPASTDWPALVASLPT, encoded by the coding sequence ATGTCCACCGAGCGCCTCTACTTCGACGACCCGTTCCTCCACCGCTTCACGGCCCGCGTCGTGGCCCACGGCACCTGGAACGGCGCGGCCTCCGTCGTCCTGGACCGCACGGCCTTCTACCCGGAGGCCGGCGGACAGATGGCGGACCACGGCGTACTGGGCGGGCTGCCCGTGCGCGACGTGCAGGTGGATGACGCGGGCACGGTGCACCACCTGCTGGACGTGGGCGAAGCAGGCGCGCTGCCCGCCCCCGGGCTCACGCTGGACGGCGTGGTGGAGGCCGAGCGCCGCCGCGTCCACATGTCCCTGCACACCGGGCAGCACATGCTGTCGCGCGCGCTCCTGGACATCGCGGGCGCGGCCACGGTGTCCTCGCGGCTGGGCGCCGTGTGCACCATCGACACGGACCAGGACACCCTGGACGAGCAGCGCGTCGCGGAGGCCGAGGCCCACGTCAACGCCACCATCGACGCGGACCTCCCGATTCGCGCCTTCTTCCCCACGCCGGAGGAGCTCGCCGCGCTGCCCCTGCGCCGCGCCCCGAAGGTGACGGACCACATCCGCGTCATCCAGGTGGGCGACTTCGACGTGTCCCCCTGCGGAGGCACCCACTGCACGCGCACCGGCCAGGTGGGCCTGGTGCGGGTGCTGGGCGTGGAGCGCTACAAGGGCAAGGGCCGCGTCCTCTTCTCCGCGGGCCCTCGGGCTCGCAAGGAGCTGTGGGAGGAGGCGGGCACCCTGCGCGCCCTGAGCCGAGCCTTCACCTGCGGCCCCCTGGAAGTGCCCACCGTGGTGGACAAGCTGCGCCGGGAGCTGGCCGAGGCCCGCGAGGCCCTGGGCGCCGCCCGCGCGAAGCGGGCCGAGCACACCGCCACGGAGCTCGCCGCCACGCTGGACGCCTCCGCCAACAAGCACGTCGTCGCCGTCCTGGAGGGCGCGGGCCCCGAAGAGCTGCGCGCGGTGGCCGCCCGCCTCACCTCCCGGCCGGACGCGGTGGTGTTCCTCGCCGGCCGCACCCCGGAGGGGCTCGCCGTCCTCATCGCCCGGGGCGCCGCGTCTGCCTTCGGGTGCGGCGCCTTCCTCAAGCGCGCCGCGGCGGCCTCCGGGGGCCGGGGCGGAGGGCGCCCCGAGCACGCCGAGGGCCGCCTCCCCGCCTCCACCGACTGGCCCGCGCTGGTCGCATCCTTGCCCACCTGA
- a CDS encoding cytochrome P450, with the protein MSKSAPPTFISRFEPHNVENPYPLYARMREEAPVHFSPEMHLWVVSRHDDVKAVVLNPQDFLSANSFRNPVPPAPEVVAVLEQGYPQVPALVDDDPPNHTRMRVIVTKALAPHRLSAMEARVRSITTELLDAFAADGHADLVDKLGYPLPARVIGAIMGLPDSDLERMKRWTEDLALLSAGNVPVARQVECAHGLVSIQKYLAGYIAERRKTPGDDLISALIEARYEDSPPLSDVELISLLSLLHFAGHETTTNLLGNLLVWVLQEPERLKELREDPTRIPRAIEETLRLDSPIQGMMRTTARAVTLNGVEIPANARVLVLFASANRDETIFHAPDHGDPRRPDVGKHLGFGMGIHYCIGAPLARLEVKLAMEMLLKRLPNLRLAPGNAFSYVPNFLHRGPHRLLVEWDPA; encoded by the coding sequence ATGTCCAAGTCAGCCCCGCCCACGTTCATCAGCCGCTTCGAGCCGCACAACGTCGAGAACCCGTATCCGCTCTACGCCCGGATGCGCGAGGAGGCGCCGGTGCACTTCAGCCCGGAGATGCACCTGTGGGTCGTCTCCCGGCATGACGACGTGAAGGCGGTGGTGCTCAACCCGCAGGACTTCCTCTCCGCCAACTCCTTCCGCAACCCGGTCCCCCCCGCGCCGGAGGTGGTGGCCGTGCTCGAGCAGGGATATCCGCAGGTGCCCGCGCTGGTGGACGACGACCCGCCCAACCACACACGCATGCGCGTCATCGTCACCAAGGCCCTGGCGCCCCACCGGCTCAGCGCCATGGAGGCGCGGGTGCGCTCCATCACCACGGAGCTCCTGGACGCGTTCGCCGCGGATGGCCACGCGGACCTGGTGGACAAGCTGGGCTATCCGCTGCCCGCGCGCGTCATCGGCGCCATCATGGGCCTGCCCGACTCCGACCTGGAGCGGATGAAGCGGTGGACGGAGGACCTGGCGCTCCTCTCCGCCGGCAACGTCCCCGTCGCCCGGCAGGTGGAGTGCGCGCACGGACTGGTGTCCATCCAGAAGTACCTTGCGGGCTACATCGCCGAGCGTCGGAAGACCCCGGGCGACGACCTCATCAGCGCGCTCATCGAGGCCCGCTACGAGGACTCGCCGCCCTTGAGCGACGTGGAGCTCATCAGCCTGTTGTCCCTCTTGCACTTCGCCGGACACGAGACGACGACGAACCTGCTGGGCAACCTGCTCGTCTGGGTGCTCCAGGAGCCGGAGCGGCTCAAGGAGCTGCGCGAGGACCCCACCCGCATCCCCCGCGCCATCGAGGAGACGCTGCGCCTGGACTCCCCCATCCAGGGGATGATGCGCACCACCGCCCGCGCGGTGACGCTCAACGGCGTGGAGATTCCGGCGAACGCGCGCGTGCTCGTCCTCTTCGCCTCCGCCAACCGCGATGAGACCATCTTCCACGCGCCCGACCACGGGGACCCGCGCCGTCCGGACGTGGGCAAGCACCTGGGCTTCGGCATGGGCATCCACTACTGCATCGGCGCGCCGCTGGCCCGGCTGGAGGTGAAGCTGGCCATGGAGATGCTCCTCAAGCGCCTGCCCAACCTGCGGCTCGCGCCGGGCAATGCCTTCTCCTACGTGCCCAACTTCCTGCACCGCGGCCCGCATCGCCTGCTCGTGGAGTGGGACCCGGCCTGA
- a CDS encoding sensor histidine kinase → MTGPVSAAPQDKEVDADWVNSRLKRFTLLACLLIHALLVSSLWGRWHTIFVVTSGFVGVTAANQVLASKFFSRHTHAAERVRFTLNMLANVFYGMASDWALPMWLYLPLNALWVDRFADVGARRRLFVLLALVAGVALADGCPPGVPACFVLLSLLTYLISDGRVFLTHHAMRELARQHDELAEAHAQLELAHQRAREQERLTSLGMLAAGVAHEINNPMSYVKSNVNALLMDLRACKQLPPELQEYVDDVLPATADGIRRVVAIVADLRRFARGDPGALEEYDLNEEVAVALRITRTQVQQRCEVQVVLGDLPRLLGRPGQLAQVVVNLLMNAVQAMPERGRIHLSTRMEADEAVLCVHDSGIGMTPEVRAKLFQPFFTTKPAGEGTGMGLAVVHGIVTSHQGRIDVESWPQSGTRITIRLPRIPPLDLHLSGLTGGPLTPPTTKPRPDAA, encoded by the coding sequence ATGACAGGACCTGTGTCCGCGGCGCCCCAAGACAAGGAGGTCGACGCAGACTGGGTGAACAGCCGGCTCAAGCGCTTCACCCTCCTGGCGTGTCTCCTCATCCATGCGCTGCTCGTCTCCAGCCTCTGGGGACGGTGGCACACCATCTTCGTGGTGACGTCGGGCTTCGTCGGGGTGACGGCGGCCAACCAGGTCCTCGCGAGCAAGTTCTTCTCTCGCCATACCCATGCCGCGGAGAGGGTGCGCTTCACCCTCAACATGCTGGCGAATGTCTTCTACGGCATGGCGAGCGACTGGGCCCTGCCCATGTGGCTGTACCTGCCGCTCAACGCGCTCTGGGTGGACCGCTTCGCGGACGTGGGCGCGCGAAGGCGCCTGTTCGTGCTGCTGGCGCTGGTGGCGGGGGTGGCCCTGGCGGACGGCTGTCCTCCCGGAGTGCCCGCCTGCTTCGTGCTGCTGTCGCTGCTCACGTACCTCATCTCCGACGGGCGCGTGTTCCTCACCCATCACGCCATGCGGGAGCTGGCCCGGCAGCACGACGAGCTGGCGGAGGCCCACGCCCAGCTGGAGCTGGCCCACCAGCGCGCTCGCGAGCAGGAGCGGCTGACGAGCCTGGGCATGCTGGCGGCGGGGGTGGCTCATGAAATCAACAACCCCATGAGCTACGTGAAGAGCAACGTGAATGCGTTGCTCATGGACTTGCGGGCTTGCAAGCAATTGCCGCCAGAGCTCCAGGAATATGTCGACGACGTGCTGCCCGCCACCGCGGACGGCATCCGGCGTGTGGTGGCCATCGTCGCGGACCTGCGGCGCTTCGCGCGCGGGGACCCGGGGGCCTTGGAGGAGTACGACCTCAATGAGGAGGTCGCCGTCGCGCTGCGCATCACCCGTACCCAGGTACAGCAGCGCTGCGAGGTGCAGGTGGTATTGGGTGACTTGCCGCGCCTCCTGGGTCGCCCCGGACAGCTGGCCCAGGTGGTGGTGAATCTCTTGATGAACGCGGTGCAGGCCATGCCCGAGCGAGGGCGAATCCACCTGTCCACGCGAATGGAGGCCGACGAGGCCGTTTTGTGTGTTCACGACTCGGGCATCGGCATGACGCCGGAGGTGCGGGCCAAGCTCTTCCAGCCCTTCTTCACCACCAAGCCCGCAGGCGAAGGCACGGGAATGGGACTGGCCGTCGTGCATGGCATCGTCACCTCTCATCAAGGCCGCATCGACGTGGAGAGTTGGCCACAGAGCGGCACGCGCATCACCATCAGGCTCCCGCGAATACCCCCGCTGGACCTGCACCTCTCCGGGCTCACCGGAGGTCCGTTGACTCCACCCACGACCAAGCCCCGCCCCGACGCGGCATGA
- a CDS encoding RNA polymerase sigma factor, protein MMGAGVRATMDDGQHQQFDAFARSRRPGLLRLARRLCVGGGIEAEDLVQETLERAYRNFDRLVTENPSAVSVWLSTTLSNRFLDHCRRRRTEVLGAPSLRVVQTPEVSGEPTPMEQWEQVTREDFLRAIEQLRPPQIREAYRLHVAGLRYRAIAEQLDAPEGTVGRWLSEARKALRELLTGGASSGEGRARP, encoded by the coding sequence ATGATGGGTGCAGGGGTTCGCGCCACGATGGACGATGGGCAGCACCAACAGTTCGATGCATTCGCCCGCTCGAGACGGCCGGGATTGCTGCGCCTTGCCCGGCGACTGTGTGTCGGGGGAGGCATCGAAGCCGAGGACCTGGTGCAGGAGACGCTGGAGCGCGCCTACCGGAACTTCGACCGGCTGGTGACGGAGAACCCCAGCGCGGTGAGCGTGTGGTTGAGCACCACACTGAGCAACCGTTTCCTGGACCACTGCCGCCGCAGACGCACGGAAGTCCTGGGGGCTCCGTCGCTGCGGGTCGTGCAGACGCCCGAGGTGTCTGGAGAGCCCACACCCATGGAGCAGTGGGAGCAGGTGACCCGCGAGGACTTCCTGCGCGCCATCGAACAGCTGCGCCCTCCGCAGATTCGGGAGGCCTACCGGCTGCATGTGGCGGGGCTGCGGTATCGCGCCATCGCGGAGCAGTTGGATGCCCCCGAGGGAACGGTGGGCCGGTGGCTCAGTGAAGCGCGCAAGGCGCTGCGGGAGCTGCTGACCGGAGGCGCCTCCTCGGGCGAGGGCAGGGCGAGACCATGA
- a CDS encoding CHAT domain-containing protein, translating into MNELCGKLESFIDGELAPVDAENFRHHLTRCHACETRMKELLALALLADDALHSTGDGTVFVPARLHLLKRRRTWMMVVPLALAAGLAAWVLVSRTGAEPVSSELWLGQSPGRTLEARLTYPSADRHRPYEVMRSGGDKPRAMSLRELAKLEEAGDERGIASAYLLRGDAAQARAFLDRLPASADQDSDQAVLLLQQGEPEQALTLLDRALKQRPQHPQALWNRGLALKALGLSLQAAEAFERVSALKEPGWSEEAARRAAELRQQEQEKRKEWKGAKEACDRMVAGGAPLSQGLAARHPGLSRLCFYDALRAATSPARVDELRPLARQLDAVDGGSHLDEALQRISRADLGARKPFAADYVRLTRGELPPPALDALIVKLREARHDDLLLGTLLFLRDSRQFEEEYRSLALGTQDPWFALLAEERQARADIQRGQTPRARTRLTEALRGCGTESRFNYRCLELQRNLALVERQLHRPVESRSHALAALARARASREWTKEWRLLQELGQAALFHGDVSLARAYLEETIQRLPERCEDHESAYANLALAFYRTLDFAGAREQLDRAARCGQPPSLARAFVIADLAHTQERRIEDTAVLTRGLEALRAMPSRLETAGESAMLRHIEGRFFVEQDRNRGQELLRKAIDEAAPLLGSDVNARKARVYSFTSLILDAARHGEYERALALFTEERGLPRAEHCVLGVTVDDERTALVARDAKGKLLGHYDTDRRERLESVEGLVPDALAEALRPCVTVNVLARPPVLGKPGLLPSDIAWAYQVGPSLEERTAAPGPRLVVADVNAPAELRLPALRAWSPGEEAGAGLRLLKGASATPSQVLRAMRDAAEVQIHAHGVVDPNVVDGSLLVLSPEEQGGRYALTAGDLQGHPLQGRPVVLLAACHAAHSKAYFHETFGLPVAFVESGARAVLAATQEIPDAEASDFFEPVLARIREGLPAARVLRDARQDWLRSRGSPWVRQVLLFE; encoded by the coding sequence ATGAACGAGCTGTGCGGCAAGCTGGAGTCTTTCATCGACGGGGAGCTGGCACCGGTGGACGCGGAGAACTTCCGCCACCACCTGACCCGCTGCCACGCGTGCGAGACCCGGATGAAGGAACTGCTCGCGCTCGCGCTCCTCGCGGACGACGCCCTGCACTCCACGGGCGACGGAACCGTCTTCGTTCCGGCGCGACTCCACCTCCTCAAGCGGAGGCGGACCTGGATGATGGTGGTGCCGCTGGCGCTGGCCGCGGGCCTGGCGGCGTGGGTGCTCGTCTCGCGGACAGGTGCGGAGCCGGTCTCTTCCGAGCTGTGGCTGGGCCAGTCTCCCGGGCGGACGCTCGAGGCCCGGCTGACGTACCCCAGCGCGGACCGGCACCGCCCCTATGAGGTGATGCGCAGCGGCGGCGACAAGCCCCGCGCCATGTCCCTCCGGGAGCTGGCGAAGCTGGAGGAAGCGGGAGACGAGCGAGGCATCGCGTCCGCCTACCTCTTGCGGGGAGACGCGGCCCAGGCCCGGGCCTTCCTCGACCGCCTGCCCGCGTCGGCGGACCAGGACTCGGACCAGGCGGTGCTCCTGCTCCAGCAGGGCGAGCCCGAGCAGGCGTTGACGCTGTTGGACCGCGCGCTGAAGCAGCGCCCCCAGCATCCGCAGGCCCTGTGGAATCGCGGGCTGGCGCTGAAGGCGCTGGGGCTCTCGCTGCAAGCGGCGGAGGCGTTCGAGCGGGTGTCGGCGCTGAAGGAGCCCGGCTGGAGCGAGGAGGCCGCGCGGCGCGCCGCCGAGTTACGGCAGCAGGAGCAGGAGAAGCGCAAGGAGTGGAAGGGCGCGAAGGAGGCGTGCGACCGCATGGTGGCGGGGGGCGCGCCTCTCTCGCAGGGACTGGCGGCGCGGCACCCCGGCCTCTCCCGTCTGTGTTTCTACGATGCCCTGCGCGCGGCCACCTCCCCCGCGCGCGTGGACGAGCTGAGGCCCCTGGCCCGGCAGCTGGACGCGGTGGATGGGGGCTCGCACCTGGATGAGGCGCTCCAGCGCATCTCGAGGGCGGACCTGGGCGCTCGCAAGCCCTTCGCCGCGGATTATGTGCGGCTGACGCGCGGAGAGCTGCCGCCCCCGGCGCTGGACGCGTTGATCGTGAAGCTGCGCGAGGCCCGGCACGACGACCTGCTGCTCGGCACGCTGTTGTTCCTGCGGGACTCGCGCCAGTTCGAGGAGGAGTACCGCTCGCTCGCGCTGGGCACCCAGGACCCGTGGTTCGCGCTGCTGGCGGAGGAGCGCCAGGCCCGCGCGGACATCCAGCGCGGCCAGACGCCTCGGGCGCGGACGCGGCTGACGGAGGCCCTTCGCGGCTGCGGCACCGAGTCGCGCTTCAACTATCGCTGCCTGGAGCTCCAGCGGAACCTGGCGCTGGTGGAGCGGCAGCTGCACCGCCCCGTGGAGTCGCGCTCGCATGCGCTGGCGGCGCTGGCGCGGGCCCGCGCGAGCCGGGAGTGGACCAAGGAGTGGCGGCTGCTCCAGGAGTTGGGGCAGGCGGCGCTGTTCCATGGGGATGTGTCGCTGGCGCGCGCGTACCTGGAGGAGACCATCCAGCGCCTGCCGGAGCGCTGCGAGGACCACGAGTCGGCCTACGCCAACCTCGCGCTCGCCTTCTATCGGACGCTGGACTTCGCGGGCGCCCGGGAGCAATTGGACCGCGCCGCGCGGTGTGGACAGCCGCCGTCGCTGGCGCGCGCCTTCGTCATCGCGGACCTGGCCCATACCCAGGAGCGCCGCATCGAGGACACCGCGGTCCTGACACGCGGCCTGGAGGCGCTGCGCGCGATGCCCTCGCGGCTGGAGACGGCGGGCGAGAGCGCGATGCTGCGCCACATCGAAGGGCGCTTCTTCGTCGAGCAGGACCGCAACCGGGGCCAGGAGCTCTTGCGCAAGGCCATCGACGAGGCGGCGCCGCTGCTGGGCTCGGACGTCAACGCGCGCAAGGCGCGGGTCTACAGCTTCACGTCGCTCATCCTCGATGCCGCGCGGCACGGTGAATACGAGCGGGCCCTGGCCCTCTTCACCGAGGAGCGCGGCCTGCCTCGCGCGGAGCACTGCGTGCTGGGCGTGACGGTGGACGACGAGCGCACGGCGCTGGTGGCCCGCGACGCGAAGGGCAAGCTCCTGGGGCACTACGACACGGACCGGCGCGAGCGGCTGGAGAGCGTGGAGGGTCTGGTGCCCGACGCGCTGGCGGAAGCCCTGCGCCCGTGTGTCACGGTGAACGTGCTGGCGCGTCCGCCCGTGCTGGGCAAGCCGGGCCTCTTGCCGTCGGATATCGCGTGGGCGTACCAGGTGGGCCCCTCGCTGGAGGAGCGGACGGCGGCGCCGGGTCCCCGCCTGGTGGTGGCGGATGTGAATGCGCCCGCGGAATTGCGCCTTCCCGCGCTGCGCGCGTGGAGCCCGGGGGAGGAGGCGGGCGCGGGGCTCAGGCTGTTGAAGGGGGCCTCCGCGACGCCCTCCCAGGTGCTTCGTGCGATGCGCGACGCCGCGGAGGTTCAGATTCATGCGCACGGCGTGGTCGACCCGAACGTGGTGGACGGTTCGCTGCTGGTCCTCTCGCCCGAGGAGCAGGGAGGGCGGTATGCCCTGACGGCCGGGGACCTCCAGGGGCATCCGCTTCAGGGCAGGCCCGTGGTGCTCCTGGCGGCGTGTCACGCGGCGCACAGCAAGGCGTACTTCCATGAGACCTTCGGGCTTCCCGTGGCCTTTGTCGAATCCGGCGCGCGAGCCGTGCTCGCCGCCACGCAAGAGATTCCCGATGCCGAGGCATCGGACTTCTTCGAGCCGGTGCTGGCGCGCATTCGCGAGGGGCTCCCCGCCGCCCGAGTCCTTCGCGATGCACGGCAGGACTGGCTTCGCAGCCGGGGAAGCCCCTGGGTCCGCCAGGTGCTTCTCTTCGAATAG
- a CDS encoding ABC transporter substrate-binding protein/permease, producing MTSCVQREEAGLERVRRSGELRWGADAQGGEPYAMEDPEVPGRMRGFEVELADALARELGVRARFVQNDWSSLIPSLERGSFDVALNGIEVTPARSGRILFTRPYYIFQLRLMARGEDRSVTGLASLRGRRVGTLANSQAWEMLQREGVQAVPYEGVEEPYIDLEQGRVDAVLMDDLIAQRYGQPRAKLRVVGDVGEGYYAIAVRPGDEDLRAALDVAIGHVARSGELRAIFQRWSIDNASQQRMVEWSDAQTRQVLAQTQAPRLGWAQGVLFLQAALVTLVVSVGAMTLAVPLGAGLALVRLYGPRWLGRLASLYVELFRGTPVLLQLYVLYYGLAGVLRLDALSAAVLGLGLNYAAYEAEVYRAGVLAVPRGQFEAALALGMSTRMAVRRVIFPQAFRVALPGVTNDFIALLKDSSLVSVISVVELTKRMTITAVDVRSWLLPGALCAALYLAMSYPLSVLARRLEARLARG from the coding sequence ATGACGTCGTGCGTCCAGCGGGAGGAGGCCGGCCTCGAGCGTGTGCGGCGCTCCGGGGAGCTGCGCTGGGGCGCGGATGCCCAGGGGGGGGAGCCCTATGCGATGGAGGACCCGGAGGTGCCCGGGCGCATGCGCGGCTTCGAGGTGGAGCTGGCGGACGCGCTGGCGCGGGAGTTGGGGGTGCGCGCGCGCTTCGTCCAGAACGACTGGTCCAGCCTCATCCCCTCGCTGGAGCGCGGCTCGTTCGACGTGGCGCTCAACGGAATCGAAGTCACGCCCGCGCGCAGCGGACGCATCCTCTTCACGCGCCCGTACTACATCTTCCAGCTGCGGTTGATGGCGCGCGGGGAGGACCGCTCGGTGACGGGGCTCGCGTCGCTGCGAGGCCGGCGCGTGGGCACGCTGGCCAACTCCCAGGCGTGGGAGATGCTCCAGCGCGAGGGCGTCCAGGCGGTGCCCTATGAAGGGGTGGAGGAGCCGTACATCGACCTGGAGCAGGGGCGGGTGGACGCGGTGTTGATGGACGACCTCATCGCCCAGAGATACGGCCAGCCGCGGGCGAAGCTGCGGGTGGTGGGCGACGTGGGGGAGGGGTACTACGCCATCGCGGTGCGCCCCGGGGACGAGGACCTGCGCGCCGCGCTGGACGTGGCCATCGGCCATGTCGCGCGCTCGGGGGAGCTGCGCGCCATCTTCCAGCGATGGAGCATCGACAATGCCTCGCAGCAGCGGATGGTGGAGTGGAGCGACGCGCAGACGCGCCAGGTGTTGGCGCAGACGCAGGCGCCTCGGCTGGGGTGGGCCCAGGGCGTGTTGTTCCTCCAGGCCGCGCTGGTGACGCTGGTGGTGTCCGTGGGGGCCATGACGCTCGCGGTGCCCCTGGGGGCGGGGTTGGCGCTGGTCCGGCTGTATGGGCCGCGGTGGCTGGGGCGGCTGGCGTCGCTGTACGTGGAGTTGTTCCGAGGCACGCCGGTGCTGCTCCAGCTCTATGTCCTCTATTACGGCCTGGCGGGGGTCCTGCGGCTGGACGCGCTCAGCGCGGCGGTGTTGGGACTGGGATTGAACTACGCGGCCTACGAGGCGGAGGTGTATCGCGCGGGTGTCCTGGCGGTGCCTCGAGGACAGTTCGAGGCCGCGCTCGCGCTGGGAATGTCCACGCGCATGGCGGTGCGCCGGGTGATTTTTCCCCAGGCCTTCCGCGTGGCGCTGCCCGGTGTGACGAATGATTTCATCGCGTTGCTCAAGGACAGTTCGCTGGTATCCGTCATCTCCGTTGTCGAACTCACCAAGCGGATGACCATCACCGCGGTGGATGTTCGCAGTTGGTTGCTGCCTGGGGCGCTGTGCGCGGCGTTGTATCTGGCGATGAGCTACCCTTTGTCCGTCCTGGCAAGGCGGTTGGAAGCGAGGTTGGCGCGCGGATGA
- a CDS encoding response regulator has protein sequence MEAYKVLVVDDEPQVAHALRRLLRREGFDVQLAFNGEEALERLKGFSPDIVLTDFRMPGMTGSELLQRVKRLHPLALRLIISGYADFKSVVASVNEGEICRFISKPWDDAELVTYLAGLLRHRETLAQLYAPFRAAGQGVSAEVSPTDAALVLKVQVADPSFPAEQAVSIIERFAGLLADDSLKVVGGLLERFGGRLSFVAEVGGPQRLRLELPVRAEPPATNLRQGLGEA, from the coding sequence ATGGAAGCATACAAGGTGCTGGTGGTGGACGACGAGCCGCAGGTGGCACATGCCCTGAGGCGGCTGTTACGGCGTGAGGGATTCGACGTCCAGCTCGCCTTCAACGGGGAAGAGGCGCTGGAGCGCCTCAAGGGTTTCAGTCCAGACATTGTCCTCACGGACTTCCGGATGCCGGGAATGACAGGCAGTGAGCTGCTCCAGCGCGTCAAGCGGCTGCACCCCCTGGCGCTGCGGCTCATCATCTCCGGCTATGCCGACTTCAAGTCGGTGGTGGCGTCGGTGAATGAAGGCGAAATCTGTCGCTTCATCAGCAAGCCCTGGGATGACGCGGAGCTGGTGACGTACCTGGCGGGCCTCCTGCGCCACCGGGAGACCCTGGCCCAGCTCTACGCCCCGTTCCGCGCTGCGGGCCAGGGGGTCAGCGCGGAGGTGAGCCCCACCGACGCCGCGCTCGTCCTCAAGGTGCAGGTGGCGGACCCGTCCTTCCCGGCGGAGCAGGCCGTCTCCATCATCGAGCGCTTCGCGGGGCTCCTGGCCGACGACAGCCTGAAGGTGGTCGGGGGCCTGCTGGAGCGGTTCGGAGGAAGGCTGTCATTCGTCGCGGAAGTGGGCGGCCCCCAGCGACTGAGGCTGGAGTTGCCCGTGCGGGCGGAGCCGCCCGCGACCAACCTCCGCCAAGGACTGGGCGAAGCATGA